The Macrobrachium nipponense isolate FS-2020 chromosome 27, ASM1510439v2, whole genome shotgun sequence genome includes a region encoding these proteins:
- the LOC135201073 gene encoding perlucin-like protein produces MQCSSTAVASCLRLLATIFLLLAMAGRCHSQQLDHIQLSRIQGSIEDLTHVVQELSENVTSGIGKLSDVTAGIGKIFNLLAIDHLYCENGWLKLRSSCYFLGKDISNWEQSRQKCLAMDSDLVTITRDEEYNFLRDLSKGHNMYVGLNDLQEEGTYRWVADGTIHQIVESWWVEGEPNNPNSQEHCVHFSNYVDGRFNDRVCANEFRYICEKPAQLDWNSDSVSE; encoded by the exons ATGCAGTGTTCGAGCACGGCCGTTGCTTCTTGCTTGCGTCTGCTTGCGACCATTTTTCTCCTCCTTGCAATGGCTGGTCGCTGCCACTCGCAGCAATTGGATCATATTCAGCTCAGCAGAATTCAAGGCTCCATCGAAGACCTCACTCACGTGGTACAAG AGCTTTCGGAGAACGTCACCTCAGGAATCGGGAAGCTTTCGGACGTCACCGCAGGAATCGGGAAAATTTTCAACTTATTGGCCATAG ATCATCTTTACTGTGAAAACGGTTGGCTGAAGCTGAGATCCTCCTGTTACTTCCTTGGCAAAGACATCAGCAACTGGGAACAGAGCCGTCAGAAATGCTTAGCCATGGATTCCGATTTGGTCACAATCACTCGCGATGAGGAGTACAACTTCCTCCGTG ATCTTTCAAAAGGTCACAACATGTATGTAGGACTGAATGACCTGCAGGAAGAAGGGACCTACAGATGGGTTGCAGATGGCACCATCCACCAAATCGTTGAATCATG GTGGGTTGAAGGCGAGCCCAACAACCCCAATTCACAAGAACACTGTGTCCATTTCTCTAACTACGTAGACGGTCGCTTCAATGATCGCGTTTGTGCCAATGAGTTCAG ATATATCTGCGAGAAACCTGCCCAACTGGATTGGAACTCTGATTCAGTGTCAGAATAA